A genomic segment from Peribacillus sp. ACCC06369 encodes:
- a CDS encoding alanyl-tRNA editing protein, with translation MASIELYLENSYLKECSANIVSIQDRFVVFNQTIFYPGGGGQPCDRGFIKQGDETYKIVTVKKIDGEIIHELERPLQEINQTVEMQIDWSWRFQNMKYHTLLHVISGYLFQHYNALATSSQIEKDHARLELSFSPEIMEEIPFESLEQSIKKILAHPHNVYAKTISRTEAEQKEGFIKTVINLLPASLNQIRIVQINDIDEQACGGTHVNNTNEIKDFSIMKIQQKGPTKKRIKIKLLD, from the coding sequence ATGGCCTCGATAGAGTTATATTTAGAGAATAGTTATCTAAAAGAATGTTCGGCAAATATTGTTTCCATACAAGATCGATTTGTTGTGTTTAATCAAACGATTTTTTATCCAGGTGGCGGTGGGCAGCCTTGTGACCGAGGGTTTATTAAACAAGGTGATGAAACCTATAAAATAGTAACAGTCAAAAAAATAGATGGTGAAATAATTCATGAACTAGAACGTCCATTACAGGAAATTAATCAAACAGTAGAGATGCAAATTGACTGGTCCTGGCGGTTTCAGAATATGAAGTACCACACATTATTGCATGTCATTTCAGGTTATTTATTTCAACATTACAATGCTTTAGCTACAAGCAGTCAAATTGAAAAAGATCATGCGAGATTAGAGCTGTCTTTTTCTCCTGAAATAATGGAAGAAATACCATTTGAATCATTAGAACAATCGATAAAGAAGATACTGGCACACCCCCATAATGTTTACGCGAAAACAATTAGCAGGACTGAAGCAGAGCAAAAAGAAGGGTTCATTAAAACGGTCATTAATTTACTTCCAGCCTCTCTTAACCAAATTCGAATCGTTCAAATAAATGATATTGATGAGCAAGCATGTGGCGGAACCCATGTTAACAACACAAATGAAATTAAAGACTTTTCCATTATGAAGATTCAACAAAAAGGTCCCACGAAAAAAAGGATTAAAATTAAACTATTGGATTAA
- a CDS encoding MarR family transcriptional regulator: protein MNINKNTIADIRQFNRFYTNILGVLDKHILDTGYSFTEARVILEIGLMEQCIANNLVDKLEIDRSYMSRIINKLSKDGLVMKENSTLDNRTSLIQLTPEGMTLFNQLNEKSDEQIVRLFQGLSQNDIKEIHASMMFIQKKLDSLGRI, encoded by the coding sequence ATGAATATAAATAAAAATACCATTGCTGATATACGGCAATTCAATAGATTTTATACGAATATACTTGGTGTATTGGATAAGCATATTTTGGATACCGGATATTCTTTCACTGAGGCACGGGTAATTTTAGAAATCGGTTTGATGGAGCAGTGTATAGCAAATAATTTAGTTGATAAACTGGAAATTGATCGCAGCTATATGAGCAGAATAATTAACAAGTTAAGTAAAGATGGACTTGTTATGAAGGAAAACTCGACCTTGGATAACAGAACTAGCCTGATTCAGTTGACTCCTGAAGGGATGACACTTTTTAACCAGCTTAATGAAAAATCCGATGAACAAATAGTGAGGTTATTCCAAGGATTATCACAAAATGATATAAAAGAAATCCATGCTTCTATGATGTTCATTCAGAAGAAATTGGATAGTTTGGGGAGGATATAG
- a CDS encoding aminotransferase class V-fold PLP-dependent enzyme, giving the protein MIRFENDYTEGAHKRILKRLIETNEEQTPGYGVDEHCEKARAYIRKECDAANADIHFLVGGTQTNTTIIASILRPHQGAVAAITGHIAVHETGAIEATGHKILTLPSDDGKIEAEQVKELYDAHWNDVTHEHMVQPGLVYISNPTENGTTYSKAELEALSKVCRECGLPLVLDGARLGYGLASIDSDLTLADIARLCDVFYIGGTKIGAMFGEAVVIMNDALKKDFRYFIKQKGGLLAKGRLLGIQFETLFEDGLYYEISNHAVEMSIMIREAFVENGFSLRYDSTSNQQFPILPEDVILELGKKYSFSFWEKVDATHSAVRFCTSWATKKEHVEMLVEDIKATKGEKNGLDRVIFRE; this is encoded by the coding sequence ATGATACGTTTTGAAAATGATTATACAGAAGGTGCTCATAAGCGAATTCTTAAACGATTAATAGAAACCAATGAAGAACAAACACCCGGGTATGGAGTGGATGAACACTGTGAAAAAGCGAGAGCTTACATTCGAAAAGAGTGTGATGCTGCGAATGCCGATATACACTTTTTAGTAGGAGGAACACAAACGAATACAACTATCATCGCTTCAATTTTGCGGCCGCATCAAGGTGCAGTGGCTGCAATTACCGGTCATATCGCAGTACATGAAACAGGAGCTATTGAAGCCACTGGTCATAAAATACTTACTTTACCGAGTGATGATGGGAAAATTGAAGCTGAACAGGTGAAAGAATTATATGATGCTCACTGGAATGATGTTACTCATGAGCATATGGTACAGCCAGGCTTGGTTTATATTTCTAACCCTACAGAAAATGGAACGACTTATAGTAAAGCCGAATTGGAAGCATTAAGTAAAGTTTGCCGCGAATGTGGTTTGCCATTGGTATTGGATGGCGCTAGATTAGGGTATGGTTTGGCTTCAATAGACAGCGATTTAACCTTGGCGGATATTGCAAGGCTTTGTGATGTGTTCTATATAGGGGGGACGAAAATTGGTGCAATGTTTGGTGAAGCGGTAGTCATCATGAATGATGCCCTGAAAAAGGATTTCCGATATTTCATTAAGCAAAAGGGAGGATTACTGGCTAAAGGAAGACTTTTGGGAATCCAGTTTGAAACCTTATTTGAAGATGGCTTATACTATGAAATTTCTAATCATGCCGTGGAAATGTCAATCATGATTCGAGAAGCGTTTGTTGAAAATGGATTTTCATTACGATATGATTCTACATCGAATCAGCAGTTTCCCATTTTACCGGAAGATGTAATTTTGGAATTAGGCAAAAAGTATTCATTCTCCTTCTGGGAAAAAGTCGATGCTACACACAGTGCTGTGAGATTTTGTACTAGTTGGGCTACGAAAAAAGAACATGTTGAAATGCTGGTAGAGGATATCAAAGCAACTAAAGGAGAAAAAAATGGCCTCGATAGAGTTATATTTAGAGAATAG